A genomic region of Deltaproteobacteria bacterium contains the following coding sequences:
- the hflB gene encoding ATP-dependent zinc metalloprotease FtsH yields MQKHYKFSIWYVLLGIWFVLILQNYIASMYAVPTIPYSQFMALLQQGKIGEVAISSNQIQGKYRSPNTGPQGSSEFKTIRVDPQLSESLQNYHVVFKGEVESTLLKDLISWIFPIVLFVGVWFFLMKRISGQQAGFMTLGKNKAKIYMENELNVTFQDVAGVDEAKQELVEVIEFLKEPGKFTELGGKIPKGILLVGPPGTGKTLLAKAVAGESGVPFFSLSGSEFVEMFVGLGAARVRDLFIQAKEKAPCIIFIDELDALGKARGVGMMGGHDEREQTLNQLLVEMDGFDPKVGVILLAATNRPEILDPALLRPGRFDRHVLVDRPDKVGREEILRVHLREIKTAPDLDVGKLAAMTPGMVGADLANLVNEAALLAVRRGKALVEMEEFSEAVERIVGGLEKKNRLINPQERETVAYHEMGHALVSLSLPGTDPVQKISIVPRGIAALGYTMQVPTEDRFLMRKTELMNKVASLLGGRAAEEIIFGDISTGAHNDLSRATDIARSMVMEYGMSTALGQVYLSRKSRPLFLDAGMPESNEFSEATAELIDREI; encoded by the coding sequence ATGCAGAAACATTATAAATTTTCCATCTGGTACGTTCTTCTGGGCATCTGGTTTGTCCTCATTCTTCAGAATTATATTGCCTCAATGTACGCAGTTCCAACGATTCCGTACAGCCAGTTCATGGCTCTTCTGCAGCAGGGAAAAATTGGAGAGGTGGCGATTTCCTCTAATCAGATTCAAGGGAAATACAGGTCTCCAAACACCGGCCCCCAGGGTTCCTCTGAATTCAAAACCATCCGCGTCGATCCGCAACTGTCGGAGTCGCTTCAGAATTATCATGTTGTTTTCAAGGGTGAGGTTGAATCCACCCTTCTGAAGGATCTCATTTCCTGGATTTTCCCCATAGTTCTCTTTGTTGGTGTCTGGTTTTTCCTGATGAAGCGGATTTCTGGGCAGCAGGCCGGTTTTATGACTCTCGGAAAGAACAAGGCCAAAATCTACATGGAAAATGAACTGAACGTCACCTTTCAGGATGTTGCGGGGGTGGACGAGGCCAAACAGGAGCTTGTTGAAGTCATCGAATTCCTCAAGGAGCCCGGAAAATTCACTGAACTGGGCGGTAAGATCCCAAAGGGCATTTTGCTCGTAGGACCTCCGGGTACAGGCAAAACCCTTTTGGCAAAAGCCGTGGCCGGGGAAAGCGGTGTCCCCTTTTTCAGTCTGAGCGGTTCTGAATTCGTTGAAATGTTCGTTGGCCTGGGAGCGGCCCGGGTCCGGGATTTGTTCATCCAGGCCAAGGAAAAGGCTCCATGTATTATCTTCATTGACGAATTGGACGCATTGGGCAAGGCCCGTGGGGTGGGCATGATGGGGGGGCACGATGAACGGGAGCAGACGCTCAATCAACTCCTCGTGGAGATGGATGGATTCGATCCAAAAGTGGGGGTGATTCTCCTGGCTGCAACCAACCGGCCGGAAATTCTGGATCCGGCCCTGCTGCGTCCGGGCCGTTTCGATCGTCATGTTCTGGTGGATCGTCCGGACAAAGTTGGACGGGAAGAAATTTTACGTGTTCATCTACGTGAGATCAAGACCGCTCCGGATCTCGATGTCGGTAAACTCGCGGCCATGACCCCCGGCATGGTCGGGGCTGACCTGGCAAACCTGGTCAACGAGGCAGCCCTCCTGGCTGTGAGGCGTGGCAAGGCACTGGTGGAAATGGAGGAATTTTCTGAGGCGGTCGAACGGATCGTCGGTGGGCTGGAGAAGAAGAACCGTCTCATCAATCCTCAGGAAAGAGAAACCGTAGCGTATCATGAAATGGGCCATGCCCTGGTGTCCCTCTCTTTGCCAGGCACGGATCCGGTGCAGAAAATTTCGATCGTCCCCCGCGGCATTGCGGCCTTGGGTTACACAATGCAGGTACCTACGGAGGATCGTTTCCTTATGCGGAAGACGGAACTCATGAACAAGGTGGCATCTCTCCTTGGAGGACGCGCTGCAGAGGAGATCATTTTCGGTGATATTTCTACAGGGGCCCACAACGATCTGTCTCGAGCCACCGATATTGCGAGAAGCATGGTAATGGAATACGGCATGAGTACCGCTTTGGGGCAGGTTTATCTGTCCCGGAAATCCAGGCCCCTGTTTCTCGATGCCGGTATGCCTGAAAGTAATGAATTCAGCGAAGCGACAGCGGAGTTGATTGACCGGGAGATCA
- a CDS encoding acyl-CoA dehydrogenase → MNFALTEELEMLRSMAKDFAAEKIAPFADKWDEEHYFPYEEVMKPMGELGFFGTVIPEEYGGNGMGWLAAMILTEEIARASSSLRVQINMQALGCAFTIFRYGTEEAKKKYIEKLITAEYLGGFGITEANAGSDVMSMKSVAEDKGDHWLINGTKTWISNAKMADCLIYYAYTDRSKGSKGLSAFVVDMKNNPGVSVTELDKLGSRSSPTGEIFMEDVKVPKGNLLGNLGDGAKIVFGSLNGTRLSAAAGGVGLAQACLDTVVQYANEREQFGQTIGTFQMIQDMIAQMACEIEATRLVVYKAAWQKDEGNLNNTLEVAQAKYMSGELATKCSNYAMRILGAYGYSTEYPVARYYRDAPTYSMVEGSANICKWIVALDALGVRKANK, encoded by the coding sequence ATGAATTTTGCATTGACGGAAGAACTGGAAATGCTCCGCTCGATGGCAAAGGATTTTGCGGCGGAAAAGATTGCGCCTTTTGCCGACAAGTGGGATGAGGAACATTATTTTCCATACGAAGAAGTCATGAAGCCCATGGGTGAACTCGGTTTCTTTGGAACGGTTATTCCCGAGGAGTATGGTGGAAATGGAATGGGCTGGCTGGCTGCAATGATCCTCACCGAAGAGATCGCCCGCGCATCGAGCTCGTTACGCGTGCAGATCAACATGCAGGCTTTGGGCTGTGCTTTCACGATTTTCCGTTACGGAACGGAAGAGGCAAAGAAAAAATACATCGAGAAGCTTATAACGGCTGAATACCTCGGCGGCTTTGGTATCACCGAAGCGAATGCGGGTTCCGACGTGATGAGTATGAAGTCTGTTGCCGAGGACAAGGGAGACCACTGGCTGATTAACGGTACGAAGACCTGGATTTCCAACGCCAAGATGGCCGACTGCCTGATCTACTATGCTTACACGGATCGTTCCAAAGGCAGCAAGGGCCTTTCTGCATTTGTTGTGGATATGAAGAACAATCCCGGCGTGTCCGTGACGGAGCTGGACAAACTGGGCAGCCGTTCTTCACCGACCGGCGAGATCTTCATGGAAGATGTCAAGGTACCCAAGGGGAATCTGCTGGGTAATCTGGGTGACGGTGCGAAAATCGTTTTTGGTTCTCTCAACGGTACGCGGCTTTCGGCGGCGGCGGGTGGTGTTGGGTTGGCGCAGGCCTGCTTGGATACGGTTGTTCAGTATGCCAATGAAAGAGAACAGTTCGGCCAGACCATCGGCACCTTTCAGATGATTCAGGACATGATTGCCCAGATGGCATGCGAGATCGAGGCGACCCGTTTGGTCGTTTACAAGGCGGCATGGCAGAAGGATGAGGGCAACCTGAACAACACCCTGGAGGTCGCCCAGGCCAAATATATGTCAGGTGAATTGGCAACCAAGTGCAGCAACTACGCCATGAGAATTCTCGGTGCTTACGGTTACTCGACGGAATATCCTGTCGCTCGTTACTATCGCGATGCACCGACCTATTCGATGGTCGAGGGTTCGGCAAACATCTGCAAGTGGATCGTTGCCCTGGATGCCCTTGGGGTCAGGAAGGCCAACAAGTAA
- a CDS encoding acetyl-CoA carboxylase biotin carboxyl carrier protein subunit translates to MSQNVSVPMEGKVIKINVNVGDQVNAEDEVIIMEAMKMEMPVTAPAAGTVKEIKVAVGQTFAADAVLMVLE, encoded by the coding sequence ATGAGTCAAAATGTCAGCGTTCCCATGGAAGGAAAGGTAATCAAAATCAATGTAAACGTCGGTGACCAGGTAAATGCGGAGGACGAAGTCATCATCATGGAGGCCATGAAAATGGAAATGCCTGTGACGGCACCTGCCGCAGGCACCGTGAAGGAAATCAAAGTGGCTGTCGGCCAGACATTTGCCGCAGACGCTGTTCTCATGGTTCTCGAGTAA